In Aerosakkonema funiforme FACHB-1375, one DNA window encodes the following:
- a CDS encoding DUF6272 family protein yields the protein MSQIIGNFIEDVLDDSKIFMMEFFMHAVPMTKRKQTRYLSMAFMAEYLANFFTFKEEEDIFFFQKQLQLKSAANYIANELLENSIKYNYELGKYPLRFAIYLLERNLVFVSKNCVNKKTLDKLNNFINELSDSDVTEFYFRQLEKGAEEKSEESQLGFLSILNDYEAKLGWKFETVSKEPEITSVTTMVQLATN from the coding sequence ATGTCTCAAATAATTGGAAATTTCATAGAAGATGTATTGGATGATAGTAAAATATTTATGATGGAATTTTTTATGCACGCTGTACCCATGACAAAGCGCAAGCAAACAAGATATCTATCTATGGCTTTTATGGCTGAATATTTAGCAAATTTTTTTACATTTAAAGAAGAAGAAGATATATTTTTTTTTCAAAAGCAACTCCAACTTAAAAGCGCTGCTAATTACATTGCTAATGAGTTGTTGGAAAACTCGATAAAATATAATTACGAATTAGGCAAATATCCCCTTAGATTTGCGATTTACTTGCTGGAACGCAATTTGGTATTTGTCAGCAAAAATTGCGTTAATAAAAAAACTTTAGATAAGTTGAATAACTTTATTAACGAGCTGAGCGATTCTGATGTTACTGAGTTCTATTTCCGTCAGTTGGAAAAAGGCGCTGAAGAGAAGAGTGAGGAATCGCAGTTAGGTTTCTTGAGCATCCTTAATGATTATGAGGCTAAATTGGGCTGGAAATTTGAGACAGTTAGTAAAGAACCTGAAATTACTAGCGTTACCACAATGGTGCAGTTAGCAACCAACTGA
- a CDS encoding slr1659 superfamily regulator, with protein sequence MEVKTDDYRVWYEAETTTVNFQGLLREGTIADYKAIEQLLNEALALELPMMTINLQALEFIDSSATSVLSRFVIGIRKKKSIALVVKASKLIPWQEKFLDNWKKLLPNLTPQWE encoded by the coding sequence ATGGAAGTTAAAACTGATGACTACAGGGTATGGTACGAGGCAGAAACGACAACAGTGAATTTTCAGGGTTTGTTGCGGGAAGGGACAATCGCTGACTACAAAGCTATAGAGCAGTTACTTAATGAGGCGCTGGCGCTAGAATTGCCGATGATGACAATAAACCTACAGGCTCTAGAATTTATAGACAGTTCGGCAACGAGTGTATTGTCAAGATTTGTGATTGGAATTCGCAAGAAAAAATCAATTGCCCTAGTAGTTAAAGCCTCGAAGCTAATACCCTGGCAGGAAAAATTTTTGGATAACTGGAAAAAATTGCTACCTAATTTGACCCCGCAATGGGAATAG